The sequence GCGCGGGCGCGCCTTGACGGGCTTTCCGGTGACGATGGCGGTGGTGGCGTGCATCACAGACCCGCCCTTTCCTTGCGCTCGAGGGAGTTCTGGACGCGGATGAAGATGATCGACACGATCACGACCACGATGGTGAGCACCGTCGCGATCGTGGCGCCGTAGCCGACGTTCCGTTTCGTGAAGAACTCCTGGTAGGCGTAGTAGGCGGGCACCAGGGTGGCACCGGCAGGGCCGCCGCGGGTGATGATGTAGACCGGTCCGAAGACCTTGAGCGCCGCGATCGTGCAGGTCAGGGTGACGACGAAGATCTCGGGGCGGATGATGCTCATCGTGATCGCCGAGAACCGCTGGAACCAGTTCGCGCCGTCGAGCTCGGCGGCCTCGTACAGCTCGGGGTCCACGCGCTGGAGCGCGGCCATGAAGACGACGACGGGGTAGCCGAGCTGCACCCACACCATGACGACCATCAGCACGATGAGCGCCGACGGCATCTGGCCTAGCCAGTCGTAGGCGGGCAGCCCGAACCATCCGAGCATCTGGTTGAGGGCGCCGTCGCCGCCGGGGCGCACGATCCAGCCGATCACGATGCCGGCGACGGCGATCGGGAGGATCTGCGGCAGGTAGTAGGTGGCGCGGAGGAAGCTGCCGACCTTGCCGCCGAACTTGCGTCCGACGACGTCGAACAGGAGGGCTGCGACGATGAGGCCGACGATCGTGGGCACCACGACCATCGCGATGATCATCCATACCGAGTTCGTGAACGACGTCCAGAAGTCGTCGTCGGTGAGGATCTTCTGCCAGTTCTCGAGGCCGATGAACTCCGGTGTGCGCACCCCCTTCCACTTGGTGAAGGTCAGGTACACGTTCCAGATGAGCGGGACGATCACGACGACGAGCAGGAGCACGAAGCCAGGCAGCAGGTAGATCCAGTAAGCCCCGGTCCCACCGCGGCGCTGCGGGATCGACGGCTGTTCGGGCGGCAGCTTCGTGCGGCCCTCGCGGCGGGTGGCGAGTGACATGTTCATCTCCAGGAGGTGCGGGGGCGGCGTCCCTGTGGATGCCGCCCCCGCAGGTCGATCAACGGAAGTCGGCGGTGCCTTCGTCGTACTGCTCGCCGAGGTTCTTGTTCGTGGTCTCGACGTCCTGCACGCCGGTGACGAGGCCCTGCAGCTCCTGCACGATCACGTCGTAGAAGCCGGGCGCGGGCCAGTCCGGGTAGAACGAGAGGCCGTCGGCGTCGAGGACCCCGTTGAAGGTCTCGATGAGGGCCGCGCTCTTCTCGTCGGTGATGTCGGCGGTGTCGGCCGCGACGGGCAGTCCGCCGTTGTTGCCGATGATCGCCTGGATCTCGGGGCGCATCGTGATGTCGATGAACTCGTAGGCGAGGTCCTTGTTCGACGCGTTCTCGGGGACGACCCAGAGGTTGCCCGACGAGCCGAGCGAGAGGTCTGCTCCGGGGAACGCGGCCATCGACCAGTCGAAGCCGGTGGCCTCGGCGACGAAGCGACCGAACCACCACGAGCCCGAGACGAAGATCGGCGACGAGCCGTTGATGAACGAGACGCCGGCGTCCTCGGCCTTGACCGACGAGACGTCGGAGGCGATGTAGCCCTTGTCGACGTACTCCTTCAGGGTCTCGGTCGCCGACGTGACCTCGGAGCCCTGCCAGTCGACGGGCTCCTTGTAGAGCTGGTAGTCGTCGACGAAGCCGCGGTCGGCCTCGCGCAGCGCGAGCTGATACCAGAGCTGCCCCAGCGGGTACTCGGCTCCGGCTTCCGCGAGCGGCGTGACGCCCTGGGCGACGAAGGCGTCGAGCACGTCGACGAACTCCTCGTACGTGGTGGGAATCTCCAGCCCTGCTGCGGCGAAGGCATCCTCGTTGTAGTAGACGCCGACGAACTCGCCGTAGTTCGGAACGCCGAACCAGGTGTCACCGCCCATCACGCCGTCTTCCGAGTACTTGGCGGTGGTCTGCAGCGACGGCGCCAGCTTCTCGTCCCATCCGTACTCCTCGACCGCGTCGGAGATGTCGGCGATCAGGCCGGTGGAGGCGAGGAAGCCTGCCGTCGCGTTGCCCTTGTTGAACTCCATGAGGTCGGGCGCGGCGTCGGTGTCGAGCACCTGGCTCGCCGTCTTCTGGATCTGCTCGAAGGACTTCTCCTCGAACTCGACCTTCGCTCCGGTCTCCTTCTCGAAGATCTTGATGGACTCGGCCCAGGCCTTGCCCATCGCGCTGTCGGCGCCCTCGTAGTGCCAGAGCTTGAGGGTCTGACCGTCGCCGCCCTCTTCGCCCAAACCGGCTGTACAGCCGCTCAGCGCGATGCCGGTCGTCGTGAGCGCGGCCACCAGGGCCAGCGCCTTCGTCCTGCGGGTGCTGCGTGCCATCGTCGGCACTCCTTTCTCAATGGCCCCATGGGCCGGACACTTCACTGGGTCGGATTGTTCAGTTGTGGGCGAGGCATCGTCGAAGCGTTTCGATCGCGAACATGCCGGCGAGCGGGCGAGGAGGGTGGTCAGTCCTGGGCGGGGGAGACGGAGCCGACCGAGCGGTACTCGGGCGGGATGAGGTGGATCTCGGCGGGGGCGAGAGGGTCGTCCAGGCGGCGAACCGCCAGGTCGACCGCGAGTTCGCACGATCGCTGCGGCACGAGTGGGATCGTGTCGACGGGGACCGGCAGTGCGGCGGTGTCGAAGGATGCGGCGGCGGAGATCACCGAGACGTCGTCGCCGACCCGCAGTCCGTGTTCGGCGAGCACGGACAGCAGCACCTGGTGCACATCGTCGACGGCGTGCACGATGAACGCGCGGTCTCCGCGGGCGAGCGCGGTCTCCGTGCACGCACGCACGGCGGACGCATCCGTCACCGCCGAACCGGAGGCTGACCAGTCGAGAGTGACGTCGCGGGCGGCTGCCTGTTCCTGCGCGCCCCGGAGCAGACGGCGGGGGAAGTTCGATTTGCGGTACGAGACCTCGGTCTGACCGAGCAGGGCGATGCGTCGGTGACCCGCGTCGGCGAGACGGTCGACCGCCAGCCGACCGGCCGCTTCGAAGTCGAGGTCGACGCAGGTCAGACCCTCGCGGTCGTCGGGCAGGCCGATGAAGATGGTGGGCGTGCCGACCGAGCGGGCTATGGGGACGCGCTCGTCGTCGGGAGCGACGTCGAGCACGAGGATCGCGTCGACGAGGTTGCTCGCCGCCACGCGGTTCATCCCCTCGGACGCCTGCTCGTCGGTGAGGAGGAGGATGTCGAAGCCCTGCCGCCGTGCGGCGACCGCGGTCGCGAGCACGAAGGCCATGTGGGTGGGGGCGTGCGTGTCGGCGCGCAGCGGCTCGGTCAGGGCGAAGATGTGCGTGCGGCGACCGGCCAGCATGCGTGCGCCGGCATCGGGCTCGTAGCCGAGCGCGTGCACCGCATCCTCGATGCGCATCCGGGTCTTCTCCGACACCGGGCGCTTGCCGCTGAGTGCGTAGGAGACCGTGCTGATCGACACACCGGCGGCGCGTGCCACCTCATGGATCGTCGTCATCGGGACTCCATCGTCATCGTGCGGAAAGCAATCGTCGAAGCGCTTCGCTCACGCTTCTCCAGCGATGATAGACACGACCCGTCGCCCTGCGCAAGCCTTTTGTGGTCATGCGCAACAAATACGCTTCCGCAACCGTGGGAGCGATCCCGCGGTCTAGGGCGACGAGGTCTCGATGGGGGAGGGGATTCGAGACCCCGCCGCCGGCCTAGGACGTGACGCGGATCTCGGCGATGACCTCGCCGTAGGCGGTCTCGCCGACAGGCGTGAAGCCGACGCGGTGGAAGAAGGTCTCGGGCCCGCCCTCGCCGGCCTCGTAGATGACGTTGACGTGGTCGACGTCGCGCGCCTTGGCCTCTTCGACCAGCGCCTCGACGGCGAAGCGGCCGACGCCGCGACCCTGATCGTCGGCGTCGACGTTGATGCGCCACAGCACGGAGCGGAAATGCTCCTCCGGTGCTTCGGGATCGAAGTTCGCGCTGACGAAGCCGACGACCTCGTTGCGGTCGAGGATCACCCGCTGCCAGGAGGTCTGCGGGTTGATGACTGTGGCTGCGATCCCGTACGAGACGGGAGCGAGGAACTGCTCCTGTCCGGGCTTGAGCGACAGGTTGTTCACGGCGACGATCGTCGCAGCGGAGAGTTCGACCATGCGCAGTTCGGACATGGACCCAGGCTAACCCCTCGGGCCGGCACCGACACGTCTCGGTCGAACATTTCGTCCAGAACTGGCCGATCGTCACCACTCGCCGGACGTCGGTGAGGGGCCGGGGCAACGGGCCCGAAGCCACTCAGGTATCTTGGTATCGAGACAAATAGACCACAAGAGCGGAGAACCTCCCGGTGACCGACGAAGCCATCATCTACACCCACACAGACGAGGCGCCGGCACTGGCCACCGCCTCGTTCCTGCCGATCATCCAGGCCTACACGGGTCAGGCGGGCATCGACTTCGAGACCCGCGACATCTCGCTGGCAGGCCGCATCCTGGCCGCCTTCCCGCAGAAGCTCACGCCGGAGCAGCAGGTGGGCGACGCGCTCGCCGAGCTGGGCGGCCTGGCCACGCTCCCCGAGGCGAACATCATCAAGCTGCCGAACATCTCGGCATCGATCCCCCAGCTCAAGGGCGCCATCGCGGAACTGCAGAAGCAGGGCTACGACATCCCCGACTTCCCGGACGAGCCGTCGTCGCTCGAAGAGAAGGACGTGCGCGCGCGCTACGACCGCATCAAGGGCTCCGCCGTGAACCCGGTGCTGCGCGAGGGCAACAGCGACCGCCGTGCGCCTCTCGCCGTGAAGAACTACGCGAAGAAGCACCCGCACCGCAACAAGCCGTTCGCCGCGGGATCGAAGACGCGCGTCGCCACCCTGGGGCACGACGACTTCAAGCACAACGAGCGCTCCTGGGTCGCTGCCCACGACGACGTGCTGAGCTTCCGGCACACGGCCGAAGACGGAACGGTCACCGTGCTGAAGGAGGGCCTCAAGGTCCTGCCGCGCGAGATCATCGACGCGACCTTCCTCTCCGCCAAGGAGCTGGATGCCTTCCTCGCCGAGACGCTGAAGACAGCCGCGGCCGACGACGTGCTGTACTCGGTGCACCTCAAGGCGACCATGATGAAGGTCAGCGACCCCATCATCTTCGGCCACGTCGTGAAGGCGTTCTTCGCCGACGTGTTCGCGCAGTACGGCGACAAGCTCGCCGCGGCAGGACTCAGCGCGAACGACGGACTCGGCTCGATCCTCGCGGGGCTCGCGAACGTGGCGGGTGGCGACGAGATCGCCGCCGCCTTCGACAAGGCGATCGCCGAGGGGCCGCGCCTGTCGTACGTGAACTCGGACAAGGGCACGACGAACCTGCACGTGCCGAGCGACGTGATCGTCGACGCATCGATGCCCGCGCTCGTCCGCAACGGTGGAAAGCTCTGGGGCAAGGACGGGGAAGAGGCGGACACCCTCGCGGTGATCCCCGACTCCTCGTACGCGAGCGTCTACCAGGCCGTGATCGACGACGTGATCGCGAACGGTCCGCTCGACCCGGCGACGATCGGCACGGTCCCGAACGTGGGGCTCATGGCGCAGGCCGCCGAGGAGTACGGCAGCCACGACAAGACGTTCGAGATCGCCGCAGACGGCATCGTCCAGGTGCTCGACAGCGAGGGCACGGTGCTCATCGAGCACACCGTCGGCAGGGGCGACATCTGGCGCGCGACGCAGACCAAGCACATCCCCGTCATGGACTGGGTCAAGCTCGCGGTCACCCGTGCACGCGCGACCGGCGACCCCGCCGTGTTCTGGCTCGACGCGAACCGCTCGCACGACGCCCAGATCATCGCCAAGGTGCACCAGGGCCTCGCGACGCTCGACACCAAGGGCCTCACGATCACGATCCTCGCGCCCGAGGAAGCGACGCGCTACACGCTCGCCCGCATGCGTCACGGGCTCGACACGATCTCGGTCACCGGCAACGTGCTGCGCGACTACCTCACCGATCTGTTCCCGATCCTCGAGGTCGGCACGAGCGCCAAGATGCTCTCGATCGTGCCGCTGCTCGCGGGCGGCGGTCTCTTCGAGACCGGCGCCGGGGGCTCCGCACCGAAGCACGTGCAGCAGCTGGTCGAGGAGAACTACCTGCGGTGGGACTCCCTCGGCGAGTTCTTCGCGCTGGCCGCATCGCTCGAGCACTTCGCCGACCGCACGGGCAACGAGAAGGCCCGCGTGCTGGCCGAGACGCTGGACGCCGCGACCGGCACCTTCCTCGAGGAGGACCGCTCCCCGGGCCGCGCGCTGGGCACCATCGACAACCGCGGCAGCCACTTCTACCTGGGCCTGTACTGGGCTCAGGAGCTGGCGAAGCAGTCGAAGGACGCCGAGCTCGCAGCGGCGTTCGCCCCCATCGCCGCGACGCTCGCCGAGAACGAGGAGAGGATCGTCTCCGAGCTCAACGCGGTGCAGGGCAAGCCGGTGGAGATCGGCGGCTACTACCGTCCCGACGAGGATCTCGTCGCCGCGGTCATGCGTCCGTCCGCCACACTGAACGGCATCGTCGACGCACTGCGCTGACACACGAGAAGGGGGTGGATGCTTCGGCATCCACCCCCTTCTTCATGTCCGCGGGAGAGCGGTTCAGTAGTAGACCGAGACCTCGAGGCCGACCGGCGACCAGTCGTAGACGTACTTGGCGAGATCGATCGGGAGGTTCACGCAGCCGTGGCTCATCCGCTGGCCGAAGTTGTTGTGCCAGTAGGTGCCGTGGAAGCCGATGTTCGGCGCGAACCAGGTGATCCAGGGGACGTCTTCGGTGCAGTAGGGCGCGCCCTCGTAGCAGCCCATGTCCTGGATGGCCGTGTGCGCGAACACCTTGAAGTTGCCGGCCGGGGTCAGCGTGCCGGGCAACCCGGTCGACACCGCCCAGGACTGCACGACCTCGTTGTTCTGGAACAGGTAGGCGCGCTGCGAGCTCAGGTTGATCTCGATGCGGCGGAACAGGTTGACCGTCTCGAAAGCGGTCTCGCCCACGGTGAGCTTGTAGACCCCGTCGCCGGCGGCGAGCTGCTGAGCGAACTGCTCGGCGATGCCCGACGTGTCGCCGACGGCGCGGCCCACGACGCCCTCCTGCTCGGCCCGCAACACGGTGCCGGCGGAGTCGACGATGTTCGTGGCGTTGACCGGCGCCCGGTCGACGAGACCCGGAAGCGTGTCGACGGTGGCCTGGATGGCCTGGGCGTCGGCTTCGATGCGCAGCTGGCCGTCTTCGTCGACCACGGTCAGCCAGGTGGCTGCGACCGCGGGCTTGACCGGCACGGTGCGTTCGTCGCCGACGTAGAAGCCGATCGTCCCGAGCATCGTGTTCAGCTCGGTGGCGGTGGCGGTGGCGTCGTCGTCGGAGACGGCAGGCAGGGCCTCGGCAGGACCGCCGGGGTATTCGAGAGACGTCTTCCCCGCGGCCACCGCATCGGTGAAGGCGGCGGTGAGATCATCGACGTCGATTCCGGTGCCGGGCTCCGAGGCCGTGACGATGTACTTACCGCCGGCGGGGTCGAATGCGACACCGGCGTCCACCGGGTCTTGGAAGCTCGACGGCACGGCGCTGCGCAGCGCCGCTGAGGCCTTCTCCGTATCGAGGGCGATGTCGGCGGGAACCGGATCGCCCATCCACATGCCGAGGTTCCACAGCGGTCGGGCGGCGAAGGCGGCATCGGCGAGAGCGGTCGCATCGAGGGACGCGCCGAGGTCGGCGCCGGTCAGGACCGCGTCATCTCCGTCGCCGGTGAGCGTGACCTCGGTCTCGGCGAGATGCGTGCTGATCGCTTCGGCCGCGGCGCCCGGTGTCATCCATCCGACCGGGATTCCGGCGACGGTGGTTCCCGGGGCGATGAGTACCAGCGAGGCTGCTCCCGCGCCCAGGGCGACGACGCCGAGTCCGAGCCCGATCCAGAGGCCGAGGCGGCGCTTCTTGGGGGCCGGCTCGACGGGGGCCCACGCCAACGGCTGTTCGCCGGTGGTGGGCGGGACGGCGTCGGTGGCCGAATCCCGCGGCGTGAGTACGGCGGTGGGCGTGGCGTCGTCGCCATGCGCCTCGGCTGCTGCGCCCGGCGCAGAAATCAGATCGGTCACGAACTTCACCCCCCGGATCTCAAACGTGTCCTGAGGTCCAATGGTACGGGATGGGAGGTAACGGGGAGGCAACGGTCCGTGATATCGTCCCTCCCCGCGCCAGGTCAGTCGACGATGGCGATGCCGTCGATCTCGACGAGCATCTCCTCGCGGGGGAGACCGGTGAAGACGGTGGTGCGCGACGGGAGGACTCCGCTGAGGGTGTTCGCGGTCACGAAGGCGCCGTAGGCATCGTTCATGATCGGGAAGTCCTCGCGCTTGGTGAGGTACACGCGCAGCATCACGACGTCGTCGAACGTCGCGCCCGATGCCTCGACGATCGCCTTGACGTTCTCGAGGGTGCGAGTGGTCTGCGCGGCCACGTCGCCGGGGAAGAGGTACTCGTTCGTCTGCGGGTCGACCGGGCCCTGGCCGGACACCTGGACGAACGGGCCCTTGCGGATCCCCTGCGAGAAGGTGTGCGCGGGAGCGGGGGCGGCATCGGTGGAAACTCGGATCTTCGCGGTCATGCCGTCCAGCCTAGTAGCCTTGTTAGATGCCTCTACAAATTCCGGATCCCGTTCTCGGCGCCTGGACGAAGGGCTTCCCGGCGCATGCTGCGGGACTCCGACTCTCGGAGGTCGCGGGCGCCGATCTGCGCCTCTCCGACCTGGTCACTCCGGTGCTCACGGTGCATGAGGGCGCACTCGCGCACAACGAGGGGACCGTCTTCGCATGGGCGCGGGAGCAGGGGGTGCTGCTCGCGCCGCACGGCAAGACCACGATGGCGCCGGCCCTCTGGCAGCGGCTCCTCGAAGCGGGCGCGTGGGGCATCTCGGTCGCGACGCCGTGGCAGGCCGAGGTCGCCGTCGACGCCGGTGTCGCGACGGTGCTGATCGCCAATGCTGTGACAGATGCCGCGGCGGTGCGCCGCCTGAGCGCACTGCTCGCCGCCGATGACGGGCTGCGGGTGCTGTGCTGGGCGGATTCCCTCGCCGGCGTCGCGATCCTGGCGGACGGGACGCGCGGTGCCGTGCGGCCGCTCGACGTGCTGGTGGAGCTCGGCGGCGCGCAGGGCCGCACCGGCGCCCGCAGCGTGGAGGAGGGCGAGCGGATCGCGCAGGCGATCTCGGAGGCTCCCGGGCTGCGACTCGCCGGTGTCGCCGGGTACGAAGGTCCGTTCGGGCCGGATCGCAGCGACGCTTCCGTCGCGGCCGTCGACGCGTATCTCCGGACGATCGTCGAGCTGCACACGCGCCTGGTGTACCCCGCGGACATCCGCCCTGTGCTCAGCGCGGGCGGCAGCTCGTTCCCCGATCGGGCTGCCACGGTACTCGCGCCCCAGGGCGCGGAGGCCGACGTCGTCCTGCGGTCTGGTGCCTTCCAGATCCACGACGACGGGTTCTACTCCCGCATGTCGCCGTTCGGCCCGTTGACCGGAACCGCGCCACTTCGTTCGGCGATGCACGCCTGGTCGCGTGTCGTCTCGCAGCCGGAACAGGGCCTCGCCCTGTTGGACGCGGGCCGTCGAGATGTGCCGTTCGATCTCGATCTGCCGGTCCCGCAGTCGGTCGACGGTGAGATCACGGCGCTCAACGATCAGCACGCGTTCCTGCGGCTCGCGGACGGCGCTTCGGCGGGGGTCGGCGACGTGGTGCGTCTGGGCCTCTCGCACCCATGCACGGCGTTCGACAAGTGGCGGGTGGTCGCCGTGATCGACGATCCCGACGCGGATGACCCGCGCGTGATCGGGGCGGTCGCGACATGCTTCTGAGTGCGGAGAAGGCGGCGGCCGGCCTGGTGCGGGTCTACCGCGGAGCGACGGTCGTCGACGGGACGGGGGCGGCGCGCTACGTGGCCGACGTCGCCGTCGAGGGTGCCCGGGTGGCCGCGGTGCTGACGAAGGAAGCCACCGAGGGCCTCGAGCTTCCGGATGGGGCGACGGAGATCGATGCGGCCGGCCTGGTGCTGGCCCCGGGATTCATCGACATGCACGCGCACAGCGACCTCGCCGTGCTGAGCGGCGCTGCCCACGAGGCGAAGATCCGGCAGGGGGTCACCACCGAAGTGCTCGGTCAGGACGGCCTTGGCTACGCCCCGTCGGACGACCGCGCGGCCGCCGTCATCCCCGGCCAGATCGCCGGATGGAACGGCATGCCCGCCGAGGTGCCCTGGCGGACGATGGACGACCTGCTCGCCGCGATCGATGCCGCAGCCGTGGCCAACGCCGCAGTGCTCGTGCCGCAGGGGAACCTCAGGATGATGGTCGTCGGGCATGAGAACCGCCCGGCGACGTCGGCCGAGATCTCCGCCATGGCGGACCTGCTCGGCGCGGCGCTGGATGCCGGTGCGTTCGGGATGTCGAGCGGCCTCACCTATACGCCGGGGATGTACGCCGACACGGCGGAGCTCGAGGCGCTGTGCCGCGTGGTCGCGGAACGGGGCGGTTACTGGGCGCCGCACACGCGCAGCTACGGCGGGGGAGCGCTCGACGCCTATCGGGAGGCGCTCGACATCGGCCGCCGCACCGGGTGTCCCGTCCACCTCACCCACGCCACGATGAACTTCACCCCGAACCGGGGGCGGGCAGCGGAGCTCCTCGCTCTCATCGATGAGGCCATCGCGGATGGCGTCGACGTGACCCTGGACACCTATCCCTATCTGCCGGGAGCCACCACGCTCGCGGCCCTGCTGCCGAGCAGGCTCGCCGCCACGGGCGACCTGTTGCGTGCTGTCGCCGAGCTGGACGCGGCCGGTCGGGAGACGGTCCGAGTCGAGCTCGAAGAGGTCGGCTGCGACGGCTTCCACGGTGAGAGGGCCGACTGGACGCAGATCCAGATCTCCGGCACGGTCCATCCTGACCTGGTCGACCTGGTCGGTCGGACGGTCGCCGAGATCGCCGAGACCACGGGGCGTCGAGCCGTCGACGTCGTGCTCGACACGATCATCGCCGATGCCGGGGCCACCGGCATCCTGATGCACATCGGCGACGAGGAGAACGTCCGCGCGATCATGCGCCACCCGCAGCACACCGGCGGAAGCGACGGCATCCTGATCGGTGCGCGGCCGCACCCCCGTGGCCGGGGCACGTTCCCGCGCTATCTCGGACACTACGTGCGCGAGCTCGGCATCCTCACGCTGGAGGAGGCGGTGCAGCACCTGGCGGGTACACCGGCCAGACGGCTGGGCCTCGACCGCGACGATGCTCCGCGCGGTGTGATCCGCTCCGGCGCGACCGCCGACCTGGTGCTCTTCGATCCCGAGACCATCGCCGCCGGCGCGACCTTCGACGAGCCGTTCACCCCACCGCTCGGCATCGTCGAGGTGCTGGTCGGCGGAGTGCCCGTGGTCTCCGACGGCGAGCCCACCGGTGCCACGCCGGGGCGGGCGCTGCGGATGCCGCCGGTGGCCCATCGAGCCACGGTGCCGCGCATCGACGCA is a genomic window of Microbacterium maritypicum containing:
- a CDS encoding family 20 glycosylhydrolase gives rise to the protein MLLSAEKAAAGLVRVYRGATVVDGTGAARYVADVAVEGARVAAVLTKEATEGLELPDGATEIDAAGLVLAPGFIDMHAHSDLAVLSGAAHEAKIRQGVTTEVLGQDGLGYAPSDDRAAAVIPGQIAGWNGMPAEVPWRTMDDLLAAIDAAAVANAAVLVPQGNLRMMVVGHENRPATSAEISAMADLLGAALDAGAFGMSSGLTYTPGMYADTAELEALCRVVAERGGYWAPHTRSYGGGALDAYREALDIGRRTGCPVHLTHATMNFTPNRGRAAELLALIDEAIADGVDVTLDTYPYLPGATTLAALLPSRLAATGDLLRAVAELDAAGRETVRVELEEVGCDGFHGERADWTQIQISGTVHPDLVDLVGRTVAEIAETTGRRAVDVVLDTIIADAGATGILMHIGDEENVRAIMRHPQHTGGSDGILIGARPHPRGRGTFPRYLGHYVRELGILTLEEAVQHLAGTPARRLGLDRDDAPRGVIRSGATADLVLFDPETIAAGATFDEPFTPPLGIVEVLVGGVPVVSDGEPTGATPGRALRMPPVAHRATVPRIDARIDPLATGFAWSDETPVLATAELATVAGRLGGVGRDDGRPGIRLVVDETLGADAAAAGRIAPEAFRVSVSASGIEVRGASPAGVYRGATVLRQLRDPDGATTPIPAGVWEGAPAYAWRGAMLDVARHFRTVEEVRRLIDQLADHHLNVLHLHLSDDQGWRFEVPGFPRLTEIGARRAATQRGHGPLATVEPGVHEGFYTTAELRDLVRYAAERFVTLVPEVELPGHVQAALAAYPELGNTDVGDPVESPWERFGVNPRTLAPTEASLAFGRAAIDALCDVFDSEWIGIGGDEVPVTEWAQSAAAAARVQELGLATAHDVQPWFTAHFVAHVRARGRTALAWDEVLEGDVPDGVRILAWRGPVAMRAALSRGIEVVACPDLEAYLDYPQSESAEEPIRVGPPLTIERAYTLRVEDGAVGGQANVWSEHLPTRDRVDFAMFPRLSAIAERLWEGGDPAPFADFGRRLPMQLRRLRAAGVRYRPLDGPAPDQRRPGVPGKPLTVEARERIVAGLVTRLLERSEDASAELRK